One genomic segment of Acinetobacter oleivorans DR1 includes these proteins:
- a CDS encoding 5-(carboxyamino)imidazole ribonucleotide synthase codes for MDKTIGIFGGGQLGRMMAQAALPLNIQCTFFEANRDCPAGVLGQVFSSQDEQGLKQFIESADVFSLEFENTPVEDVDVLTQTKALHPPRVALATAQNRLSEKALFDELTIPVAPYRAVDSLESLKKAVAELGLPIVLKTATGGYDGKGQFVLRSEDQIDTAWAELGPAKSLVAESFVKFSREVSIIAVRGQNGEVKTWPLAENHHHNGILSHSIVPAPNSEALQPVAQGYITRLLNHLNYVGVLTLELFVTEQGLCANEMAPRVHNSGHWSIEGAVCSQFENHIRAVAGLPLGSTDVVRPTVMINIIGQHPKTEDVLALNGAHLHLYNKSERAGRKLGHITLMPVDSNELTNLCRQLAEILPEPLALTADMTL; via the coding sequence ATGGATAAAACTATCGGTATTTTTGGTGGTGGGCAACTGGGTCGAATGATGGCTCAAGCGGCGTTACCATTAAATATTCAGTGTACTTTTTTTGAAGCAAATAGAGATTGTCCAGCAGGTGTTTTAGGCCAAGTCTTTTCTAGCCAAGATGAGCAAGGCTTAAAGCAGTTTATTGAAAGTGCTGATGTTTTTAGTCTTGAGTTTGAAAATACGCCCGTTGAAGATGTAGATGTTTTAACACAAACCAAAGCATTGCACCCTCCCCGTGTTGCTTTAGCAACTGCGCAAAATCGTTTGTCAGAAAAAGCACTGTTTGATGAGCTTACTATTCCTGTTGCGCCGTATCGTGCTGTAGATAGTCTAGAAAGCTTGAAAAAGGCTGTTGCTGAGCTTGGTTTACCGATTGTGCTTAAGACTGCAACTGGTGGATATGACGGTAAAGGTCAGTTTGTACTTCGTTCAGAAGACCAGATTGATACGGCGTGGGCTGAACTTGGTCCTGCAAAAAGTTTAGTTGCCGAAAGCTTTGTTAAATTCTCTCGTGAAGTTTCAATTATTGCGGTGCGCGGCCAAAATGGTGAAGTAAAAACTTGGCCACTGGCTGAAAATCACCATCATAATGGCATTTTATCGCATTCAATTGTTCCAGCACCGAATAGCGAAGCTTTGCAACCTGTGGCTCAAGGCTACATTACTCGTTTGTTGAATCACCTCAACTATGTTGGTGTGTTAACTCTAGAGCTATTTGTGACAGAACAAGGCTTATGTGCAAATGAGATGGCACCACGTGTGCATAACTCAGGTCACTGGTCCATTGAAGGCGCTGTTTGTTCTCAGTTTGAAAACCATATTCGAGCTGTTGCAGGTCTACCATTGGGTTCAACAGACGTTGTTCGCCCAACGGTTATGATCAATATTATTGGTCAGCATCCTAAAACTGAAGATGTACTTGCCTTAAATGGTGCTCATCTACATCTTTATAACAAGTCTGAACGTGCTGGCCGTAAGTTAGGCCATATCACTTTAATGCCTGTGGATAGTAATGAATTGACGAATTTATGCCGTCAATTAGCAGAAATTTTGCCAGAACCACTCGCTTTAACAGCAGATATGACTCTCTAA
- a CDS encoding MBL fold metallo-hydrolase, whose amino-acid sequence MKFFKLTASALATATALIVTSSAFAQDLKIQSFLAKPEHFGVTSTLIEGDKEVLLVNAQFSKSEALRIAADILDSGKTLKTIFVSYGDPDYYFGLDVFKQYFPNVQIIATPETVKHIQDTQALKVKYWGPQMGANAPSQIIVPQAYTAKTLKLENESIEIKGKKELTYLWIPSSKAVVGGIPVSSGIHLWMADTPKVKDRNEVIQTLENIKALQPQTVVPAHMVEGAPQGLDAVNFSIDYLKSYEKAVKVSKNASELSQLMQKQYPTLKSVDSLELGAKVVKGEMQWP is encoded by the coding sequence ATGAAATTTTTTAAATTAACTGCTTCAGCCCTAGCAACTGCTACCGCTTTAATAGTAACTTCCTCAGCTTTTGCACAAGATCTAAAAATCCAAAGTTTTCTGGCTAAGCCCGAACATTTTGGTGTGACGTCTACTTTAATTGAAGGTGATAAAGAAGTTCTATTGGTTAATGCGCAATTCTCAAAATCTGAAGCATTACGTATTGCTGCCGATATTCTCGATAGCGGAAAAACGCTAAAAACAATTTTCGTAAGCTATGGCGATCCAGACTATTACTTTGGCTTAGACGTATTTAAACAATACTTCCCAAATGTACAAATCATCGCAACGCCAGAAACTGTTAAACATATTCAAGATACTCAAGCGCTCAAAGTGAAGTATTGGGGTCCACAAATGGGTGCAAATGCGCCTAGCCAAATTATTGTGCCTCAAGCTTATACTGCTAAAACTTTGAAGCTAGAGAATGAGTCAATCGAGATTAAAGGTAAGAAAGAACTCACTTATTTATGGATTCCTTCTTCTAAGGCAGTAGTAGGTGGTATTCCGGTATCTTCAGGTATTCATTTATGGATGGCAGATACACCAAAAGTTAAAGACCGCAATGAAGTAATTCAAACGCTAGAAAACATTAAAGCACTTCAACCTCAGACAGTTGTTCCTGCCCATATGGTTGAGGGAGCTCCACAAGGTTTGGATGCGGTTAACTTTTCGATCGACTATCTCAAGAGCTATGAGAAAGCCGTTAAAGTAAGTAAAAATGCGAGTGAGCTAAGTCAGCTCATGCAAAAACAATATCCAACATTAAAAAGTGTGGATAGCCTAGAGCTGGGTGCAAAAGTTGTAAAAGGCGAGATGCAGTGGCCGTAA
- a CDS encoding LysR family transcriptional regulator, with protein MDTLKAIQVFVSIAQHGNLTKAAEHLNYSRAMVSRYLEHLEHTFSTRLFQRNTRKISLTPAGEKALLYCENILQQQQLLQELAAPEQHNGTIRFTCGLFLFQLGVGECIRQFKEQHPHIQFDVYLTENTMDLIDAQVDLALRITQKVADGLIARPVCQIESVFCAHPDYLKQHSPLSHPRQLIQHECLAHHSQHQFWTLFDEEQQPQNYPLNVTFKSNDVNAVYDMCVHAQGVAMLPSLLIKKDLKEKRLVPLFKNFSAPELSLSVVYASRQHLPKITQEFIAFMIENLDFYLKPQN; from the coding sequence ATGGACACATTAAAAGCCATACAAGTCTTTGTTTCTATTGCTCAGCATGGCAATTTAACCAAAGCCGCAGAACATCTGAATTATTCCCGTGCGATGGTTTCTCGTTATCTTGAGCATCTTGAACACACATTCTCGACTCGACTATTTCAAAGAAATACACGAAAAATATCTCTCACGCCAGCAGGTGAAAAAGCCCTCCTCTACTGCGAAAATATTTTACAACAACAGCAACTTCTACAAGAGTTAGCCGCACCTGAGCAACATAACGGTACGATTCGCTTTACCTGCGGTTTGTTTTTATTTCAATTAGGGGTTGGGGAATGTATTCGCCAATTTAAAGAGCAACATCCACATATTCAATTTGATGTATATCTGACTGAAAATACGATGGACTTAATTGATGCTCAGGTCGATCTAGCTTTACGTATAACCCAAAAAGTTGCAGATGGTTTAATTGCACGACCTGTTTGCCAAATCGAGTCCGTTTTCTGTGCACATCCTGATTATTTAAAACAGCACAGCCCCCTCTCCCATCCAAGGCAACTTATTCAACATGAATGTTTAGCTCACCATAGCCAACATCAATTTTGGACACTTTTTGATGAAGAGCAACAACCCCAGAATTATCCTTTAAACGTGACCTTTAAAAGTAATGATGTAAATGCTGTTTATGATATGTGTGTACATGCCCAAGGTGTGGCAATGTTGCCTTCACTATTAATTAAAAAAGATTTAAAAGAAAAAAGATTAGTTCCTTTATTTAAAAACTTTTCAGCTCCTGAATTAAGTTTGTCAGTGGTATATGCATCGAGACAACATTTACCCAAAATAACGCAGGAATTTATTGCTTTTATGATCGAAAATTTAGATTTTTACTTAAAACCGCAAAATTAA
- a CDS encoding matrixin family metalloprotease, giving the protein MKTFLWWGLSLCLCIGFQTTSFAQNNLAMGSSNQPLRYRIAFIDPRFQLTREKLVEISQQAAEIWHKETGKTYFIYDSEAQLVINLIYDDHQLMKSEQQVNLDALLQKQEVWRLKNEEIILNKQEIDQLSSDLNKRKINLKAEFEQYEQDVIRFNQGEHRYYRADELKEQQNQLQQKSRNLQNESNSLNYKIQLLNLKIREFNQEQNDLSSLKTRFKLEQKASIQPFHKGLFSQNQIQIYGYASLNDLRLTLAHEFGHALGLKHTTDPKSLMYPRLKEQDIHNFKLTNSDLELLGSIYSSIKENH; this is encoded by the coding sequence ATGAAAACATTTCTATGGTGGGGATTAAGCTTATGTTTATGCATAGGCTTTCAAACGACGAGCTTTGCTCAAAATAATTTAGCAATGGGTTCCTCTAATCAACCTTTAAGGTATCGAATTGCTTTTATTGATCCACGGTTTCAATTAACTCGAGAAAAATTAGTTGAGATTAGCCAACAAGCTGCTGAAATCTGGCATAAAGAGACTGGAAAAACCTATTTTATCTATGATTCAGAAGCTCAGTTGGTAATTAACTTAATTTATGATGATCATCAGCTGATGAAAAGCGAGCAACAGGTAAATTTGGATGCACTTTTGCAAAAGCAGGAAGTATGGCGTCTTAAAAATGAAGAAATTATTTTAAATAAACAAGAGATTGATCAGCTATCGTCTGATTTAAACAAAAGAAAGATCAATCTGAAAGCTGAGTTTGAGCAATATGAACAAGACGTAATACGCTTTAACCAAGGAGAACATCGATACTATCGTGCCGATGAGCTAAAAGAGCAGCAAAATCAACTCCAGCAAAAATCTAGAAATCTACAAAACGAATCAAATAGTTTAAATTATAAAATTCAACTACTTAATCTAAAAATTAGGGAGTTCAATCAAGAGCAAAATGATTTAAGCTCTCTAAAAACACGATTCAAACTTGAACAAAAAGCCAGTATTCAACCCTTCCATAAAGGCTTATTCAGCCAAAACCAAATTCAAATTTACGGTTACGCTTCTTTAAATGATTTACGTTTAACCCTTGCTCATGAGTTTGGCCATGCATTAGGACTAAAACATACTACTGATCCTAAATCATTAATGTATCCACGATTAAAAGAGCAAGATATCCATAATTTCAAATTAACAAATTCAGATTTAGAGTTATTAGGCTCAATTTATAGTTCAATTAAGGAAAATCATTAA
- a CDS encoding DMT family protein → MKDVPLSPTVLAFALLIISNCFMTLAWYGHLKFLHHAPLWQAILFGWIIALLEYSFMIPATRMLSAQGWLLGEMKITQEVVTLIVFVPFMLFLFKQPFKLDYLWAMVCLFGCVYFVFRSQ, encoded by the coding sequence ATGAAGGATGTGCCTTTGAGCCCAACGGTTTTAGCTTTTGCACTATTAATTATTTCTAACTGCTTTATGACACTTGCATGGTATGGGCATCTTAAATTTTTGCACCATGCTCCACTTTGGCAAGCGATTTTATTTGGTTGGATTATAGCCCTGCTTGAATATAGTTTTATGATCCCGGCAACTCGTATGCTGAGCGCGCAAGGCTGGTTACTCGGTGAAATGAAAATTACACAGGAAGTGGTCACACTGATTGTGTTCGTACCGTTTATGCTTTTTTTGTTTAAACAACCATTTAAACTGGATTATTTGTGGGCGATGGTATGTTTATTTGGCTGTGTCTACTTCGTATTTAGAAGCCAGTAA
- the dnaK gene encoding molecular chaperone DnaK, giving the protein MAKIIGIDLGTTNSCVAVLEGDKVKVIENAEGARTTPSIIAYKDGEILVGQSAKRQAVTNPKNTLFAIKRLIGRRYEDQAVQKDIGLVPYKIIKADNGDAWVEVNDKKLAPQQISAEILKKMKKTAEDYLGETVTEAVITVPAYFNDAQRQATKDAGKIAGLDVKRIINEPTAAALAFGMDKKEGDRKVAVYDLGGGTFDVSIIEIADLDGDQQIEVLSTNGDTFLGGEDFDNALIEFLVEEFKKEQSVNLKNDPLALQRLKEAAEKAKIELSSSNATEINLPYITADATGPKHLVINVTRAKLEGLVADLVARTIEPCRIALKDAGLSTSDISDVILVGGQSRMPLVQQKVQEFFGKEPRKDVNPDEAVAIGAAIQGAVLSGDKTDVLLLDVTPLTLGIETMGGVLTPIIEKNTTIPAKKSQVFSTAADNQPAVDISVYQGERKMAQQNKLLGNFQLGDIPPAPRGVPQIEVSFDINADGILKVSAKDKSTGKEQSIQIKANSGLSDAEIEAMIKDAEANAEEDRKFEELAKARNEADALISSSNKAVKDLGDKVTEDEKTAVSTAVSELEAATKENDVEDIKAKTEALQNILMPITQRAYEQAQQAGGAEGFDPNAFQGGDAGQQKADDGVVDAEFTEVKDDKK; this is encoded by the coding sequence ATGGCAAAAATTATTGGTATTGACTTAGGTACTACCAACTCATGCGTTGCTGTACTTGAAGGCGATAAAGTAAAAGTAATCGAAAACGCTGAAGGCGCACGTACAACTCCATCGATCATCGCTTATAAAGATGGCGAGATCTTAGTAGGTCAAAGTGCTAAGCGTCAGGCAGTAACTAACCCGAAAAATACATTATTCGCTATTAAGCGTTTAATTGGTCGTCGTTATGAAGACCAAGCGGTACAAAAAGATATCGGTCTTGTACCTTACAAAATCATCAAAGCTGACAATGGTGATGCTTGGGTTGAAGTAAACGACAAAAAATTAGCACCTCAACAGATCTCTGCTGAAATCTTGAAAAAGATGAAAAAAACTGCAGAAGACTATTTAGGTGAAACAGTTACAGAAGCAGTTATTACCGTTCCTGCTTACTTTAACGATGCTCAACGTCAAGCAACTAAAGATGCTGGTAAAATCGCTGGCTTAGACGTTAAACGTATCATTAACGAACCAACTGCTGCTGCACTTGCGTTCGGTATGGACAAAAAAGAAGGCGATCGTAAAGTTGCAGTTTACGACTTAGGTGGTGGTACTTTTGACGTATCAATCATTGAAATCGCAGACCTTGATGGTGACCAACAAATCGAAGTGTTATCAACAAACGGTGATACTTTCCTTGGTGGTGAAGACTTTGATAACGCATTGATTGAATTCTTGGTTGAAGAATTTAAGAAAGAACAAAGTGTGAACTTGAAAAATGATCCACTTGCGTTACAACGTTTGAAAGAAGCTGCTGAAAAAGCAAAAATTGAGCTTTCTTCATCAAATGCAACTGAAATTAACCTTCCATATATCACTGCCGATGCAACTGGTCCTAAACACTTAGTGATCAATGTAACACGTGCAAAACTTGAAGGTTTAGTTGCTGATTTAGTTGCTCGTACAATTGAGCCTTGCCGTATCGCGCTTAAAGATGCTGGTCTTTCGACTTCTGACATCTCTGACGTAATCTTGGTTGGTGGTCAGTCTCGTATGCCACTTGTACAACAAAAAGTACAAGAATTCTTTGGTAAAGAGCCACGTAAAGACGTGAACCCTGACGAAGCAGTTGCAATCGGTGCTGCGATTCAAGGTGCAGTATTGTCTGGTGACAAAACTGACGTTCTTTTATTAGACGTAACACCATTAACTTTAGGTATTGAAACAATGGGTGGTGTATTAACACCAATCATTGAGAAAAACACGACGATTCCTGCGAAGAAATCACAAGTGTTCTCTACTGCTGCTGACAACCAGCCTGCTGTAGATATTTCTGTTTACCAAGGTGAACGTAAGATGGCTCAACAAAACAAATTGTTGGGTAACTTCCAATTAGGTGACATTCCGCCTGCTCCACGCGGTGTGCCACAAATTGAAGTATCTTTCGACATCAATGCTGATGGTATCTTGAAAGTATCTGCTAAAGATAAGAGCACTGGTAAAGAGCAATCGATCCAGATTAAAGCAAACTCAGGTTTGTCTGATGCTGAAATCGAAGCAATGATTAAAGATGCAGAAGCGAATGCTGAAGAAGATCGTAAGTTTGAAGAACTTGCAAAAGCTCGTAACGAAGCTGATGCATTAATTTCAAGCTCGAACAAAGCAGTTAAAGATCTTGGTGACAAAGTTACTGAAGATGAAAAAACAGCTGTAAGCACTGCCGTTTCTGAACTTGAAGCAGCAACAAAAGAAAATGATGTTGAAGATATCAAAGCTAAAACTGAAGCTTTACAAAACATCTTGATGCCTATCACTCAACGTGCTTATGAACAAGCGCAACAAGCTGGTGGCGCAGAAGGCTTTGATCCAAATGCATTCCAAGGTGGCGATGCTGGTCAACAAAAAGCTGATGATGGCGTTGTAGATGCTGAGTTCACTGAAGTTAAAGATGACAAAAAATAA
- a CDS encoding lytic murein transglycosylase, whose product MRRFSCIVGSVFLAMTQAQAELVINGSTISSNATVPVVTSEDYTPNNNFQSCLANLRSQAIAAGVSGATYDRYTQNLTPDYSVIDKLNYQPEFSTPIWDYLSGLVDEERVELGKQKLAQHRDVLNRASQTYGVPPETIVAVWGVESNFGDISGKYPLLQALGTLSCEGRRQSYFRTEFFATMRILQRGDLTEDQLKGSWAGAFGHTQFMPSTYERLAVDFDGDGRRDLVSSTADALASTANFLNKAGWQTGMPWGFEVKVPQGMSIDGEGRRSKKALSSWSARGVTRIDGSPLVQGPLSGSTSAGLMAPAGVNGPVFLVFKNFDAIYSYNAAESYGLAIAHLSDRLKGARPFATSWPTDDPGTSRAERREIQQFLINRGYDIGAVDGLIGDKTRVAIRQEQTRLGLNPSGRAGQQILRAFRQEQAQKMMQ is encoded by the coding sequence ATGCGACGTTTTTCTTGTATTGTTGGCTCTGTATTTTTAGCAATGACTCAGGCTCAAGCAGAGCTCGTAATTAATGGTTCTACAATATCTAGCAATGCTACTGTTCCAGTAGTAACTAGCGAAGATTATACGCCTAATAATAATTTCCAAAGTTGTTTGGCAAATTTACGTTCTCAAGCAATTGCTGCGGGAGTCTCGGGAGCAACTTATGACCGTTATACTCAAAACTTAACTCCAGATTATTCAGTTATTGATAAATTAAACTATCAACCAGAATTTTCGACACCAATTTGGGATTATCTTTCTGGCTTAGTCGATGAAGAGCGTGTTGAGCTTGGAAAACAAAAACTGGCGCAACATCGCGATGTTTTAAATCGTGCTTCTCAAACTTACGGCGTGCCACCAGAAACAATCGTGGCAGTGTGGGGGGTAGAAAGTAATTTTGGTGATATTTCTGGAAAATATCCTTTATTACAAGCGCTCGGAACTTTAAGTTGTGAAGGTCGTCGACAAAGTTATTTCCGTACTGAATTTTTTGCCACCATGCGTATTTTACAGCGCGGTGATTTAACCGAAGATCAACTGAAAGGTTCTTGGGCTGGGGCATTTGGACATACGCAATTTATGCCATCGACCTATGAACGTTTAGCTGTTGATTTTGATGGAGATGGTCGTCGCGATTTAGTATCAAGTACTGCAGATGCATTAGCATCAACGGCTAATTTCTTAAATAAAGCTGGTTGGCAAACAGGAATGCCATGGGGTTTTGAAGTAAAAGTTCCTCAAGGCATGTCAATTGATGGAGAAGGGCGACGCTCAAAGAAAGCATTAAGTAGCTGGAGTGCACGAGGGGTAACTCGAATTGACGGCTCTCCACTTGTTCAAGGGCCTTTATCTGGCAGTACGTCGGCAGGTTTAATGGCACCGGCAGGTGTAAATGGTCCAGTATTTTTAGTATTTAAGAATTTTGATGCTATCTACAGTTATAACGCAGCGGAAAGTTATGGTCTTGCCATTGCCCATCTATCTGATCGTTTAAAAGGCGCTCGTCCTTTTGCAACCTCTTGGCCAACTGATGATCCAGGAACTTCACGCGCTGAACGTCGTGAAATCCAACAGTTTTTGATTAATCGCGGCTACGATATTGGTGCAGTTGATGGTCTTATTGGGGATAAAACCCGTGTAGCTATTCGTCAGGAGCAAACTCGTTTAGGTTTAAATCCATCAGGACGAGCAGGGCAACAAATCTTACGCGCATTTCGCCAAGAACAAGCCCAAAAAATGATGCAATAA
- the grpE gene encoding nucleotide exchange factor GrpE, translating to MANEQNEQAQDIQHEQAEQSNEQTQAEGVEQANDVTVESLQAQITKLEESLKLEKARTANAVYEAQKSVERIQRESDKHKETVLEKFAKELLDSVDNLERAIQAAGDEETPVLEGIKLTLKSLLTALEKFGVVEADTKNGFNADLHQAVGIDPNAKANEIGTVLQKGYTLNGRLLRPAMVMVGQ from the coding sequence ATGGCTAATGAGCAAAACGAGCAAGCTCAAGACATTCAACACGAGCAAGCAGAGCAATCTAATGAGCAAACTCAGGCTGAAGGTGTAGAGCAAGCAAACGACGTTACCGTTGAATCTTTACAAGCGCAAATCACCAAATTAGAAGAAAGCCTGAAACTTGAAAAGGCACGTACAGCAAATGCTGTTTACGAAGCACAAAAAAGTGTAGAGCGTATTCAACGTGAATCTGACAAGCATAAAGAAACTGTGCTTGAAAAATTTGCCAAAGAATTACTTGATTCTGTAGACAATCTAGAGCGCGCAATTCAAGCAGCGGGTGATGAAGAAACACCAGTACTTGAAGGTATCAAATTAACCTTAAAGTCACTGTTAACTGCGCTTGAAAAATTTGGCGTTGTAGAAGCTGATACTAAAAATGGTTTCAATGCAGATTTACATCAAGCAGTAGGTATTGATCCTAATGCTAAAGCAAATGAAATCGGTACTGTTTTACAAAAAGGCTATACGTTAAATGGCCGCTTATTGCGCCCTGCTATGGTTATGGTTGGTCAATAA
- the purE gene encoding 5-(carboxyamino)imidazole ribonucleotide mutase, with the protein MNAAAAQDAQPLVGIIMGSQSDWATLENTANMLKQLGVPFEAEVVSAHRTPDRLFEYAETARDRGIQVIIAGAGGAAHLPGMCAAKTDLPVLGVPVKSSILNGVDSLLSIVQMPAGIAVGTLAIGPAGATNAAIMAAQILGLTRPEIAKNVADFRAAQTDKVASKNIPGQV; encoded by the coding sequence ATGAATGCGGCCGCAGCACAAGACGCTCAACCTCTCGTTGGAATTATTATGGGTTCTCAATCCGATTGGGCAACTCTCGAAAACACAGCCAATATGCTTAAACAGCTTGGTGTCCCATTTGAAGCGGAAGTGGTATCTGCTCATCGTACTCCAGACCGTTTATTTGAATACGCAGAAACTGCGCGTGATCGTGGTATTCAAGTAATTATTGCTGGTGCTGGTGGTGCAGCGCATTTACCTGGAATGTGTGCTGCAAAAACTGATTTACCAGTTTTGGGTGTGCCAGTGAAATCATCAATTTTAAATGGCGTAGATTCTTTGCTTTCAATCGTACAAATGCCAGCTGGTATCGCAGTAGGTACTTTAGCGATTGGTCCAGCAGGTGCGACGAATGCTGCAATTATGGCGGCACAAATCTTAGGTTTAACTCGTCCTGAAATCGCAAAAAATGTTGCTGATTTCCGCGCTGCGCAAACTGATAAAGTTGCAAGCAAAAATATTCCGGGTCAGGTTTAA
- the mpl gene encoding UDP-N-acetylmuramate:L-alanyl-gamma-D-glutamyl-meso-diaminopimelate ligase has protein sequence MHLHILGICGTFMGSLALLARDLGHKVTGSDSNVYPPMSTQLENAGITLMQGYDRSHLQPHPDLVIVGNAMKRGIDAVEYMLNEGLPYISGPQFLADHVLQGKHVLGVAGTHGKTTTTTMLAWVLDQAGLNPGFLIGGVPLGFSESARLGGGKYFCVEADEYDSAFFDKRSKFVHYHPKTAILNNLEFDHADIFDDLAAIQKQFHHLVRTIPSEGRIIAPITETHIDEVLEMGCWTPVIRTSLEANEKAALSAELISIDGSHFKVLENGNAAGEVKWTMTGQHSVANALATIAAAQHVGVTLETACEALSNFGGVKRRMELLGTVNGIEVYDDFAHHPTAIDTTLDGARKRLGERRLWAIIEPRSNTMRMGSHKDGLAHSARLADDVIWYQPEGLDWDLQPVIAAASNRAQVSRSLDEIIERIVNEAGEGDAVVIMSNGGFGGLHQKLMSALKAKAA, from the coding sequence ATGCATCTGCATATCTTGGGTATTTGTGGCACTTTTATGGGCTCTTTAGCACTTTTAGCTCGTGATTTAGGACATAAGGTAACCGGTTCCGATTCAAACGTTTACCCACCAATGTCTACCCAGTTAGAAAACGCAGGCATTACTCTCATGCAAGGCTATGACCGCAGTCATTTACAGCCTCATCCAGACTTAGTCATTGTCGGAAATGCCATGAAACGTGGTATTGATGCCGTGGAATATATGCTGAACGAAGGTTTGCCATATATTTCTGGTCCTCAGTTCCTTGCCGATCACGTTTTACAAGGTAAACATGTGCTTGGTGTAGCAGGAACTCATGGTAAAACCACGACTACCACCATGCTGGCTTGGGTACTTGATCAGGCGGGTTTAAATCCGGGCTTTTTAATTGGTGGTGTTCCACTTGGTTTTAGTGAAAGCGCTCGTTTAGGCGGTGGAAAATACTTCTGCGTTGAAGCTGATGAATATGACTCTGCTTTCTTTGATAAACGTTCTAAGTTTGTTCATTATCATCCAAAAACGGCGATTTTAAATAACCTTGAATTTGACCATGCCGATATTTTTGATGACCTAGCAGCGATTCAAAAGCAATTCCATCATCTTGTTCGTACCATTCCAAGTGAAGGCCGTATTATTGCGCCAATTACTGAAACTCATATTGATGAAGTGCTTGAAATGGGTTGCTGGACACCAGTGATTCGTACAAGTCTAGAAGCGAATGAAAAAGCTGCTTTGTCTGCCGAATTAATCTCAATTGATGGCAGCCATTTTAAAGTACTCGAAAATGGCAATGCCGCTGGTGAAGTTAAATGGACCATGACCGGACAACATAGCGTAGCGAATGCTCTGGCAACGATTGCAGCCGCTCAACATGTAGGTGTTACACTTGAAACGGCTTGTGAAGCTTTGTCTAACTTTGGCGGCGTAAAACGTCGTATGGAGTTACTCGGTACAGTCAATGGTATTGAGGTTTATGATGACTTTGCTCACCACCCAACTGCAATTGACACCACTTTAGATGGTGCACGTAAACGCTTAGGTGAACGCCGTTTATGGGCCATTATTGAACCACGTTCAAATACAATGCGTATGGGCAGTCATAAAGATGGCTTGGCACATTCAGCACGCTTAGCAGACGATGTCATCTGGTACCAGCCAGAAGGTTTAGACTGGGATTTACAACCCGTGATTGCAGCTGCTTCTAACCGTGCTCAAGTAAGCCGTTCTCTTGATGAAATTATTGAACGTATTGTCAATGAAGCAGGTGAGGGCGATGCCGTTGTGATTATGTCTAACGGTGGCTTTGGTGGCTTACATCAAAAACTCATGAGCGCATTAAAAGCGAAAGCTGCTTAA